From a region of the Trichocoleus sp. FACHB-46 genome:
- a CDS encoding prolyl oligopeptidase family protein has product MPHSNEPFVYPPTPQGSQVDVYHGVEVPDPYRWLEDPDSEETQAWVEAQNQVTFQFLNQIAVRDRLQQRLTQLWDYEKYGIPFRGGDAQKYGVPERYFYFKNDGLQNQSVLYTLTSLDAEPRVLLDPNKLSEDGTVALSGLVISEDARLMAYGLSTSGSDWQAWQVRDIETGQDLSDRLEWIKFSGAAWTHDNQGFFYSRYDEPNEATKLEAINYFQKLYYHHLGTPQAEDLLIYQRSDQPEWGFNGGVTEDGRYLIISVWRGTDPKNLVFYKDLSDPNAAVVELISEFEASYSFIDNEGSTFWFQTDLEAPRGRVIAIDIQAPDRENWRELIPQAVETLEGVGLLNHQFVASYLKDARSQIKIFDLEGAFVREVVLPGIGSAGGFGGRREDTETFYSFTSFTTPPTIYRYDMVNGESSVFRQPTVAFNPDEYETKQVFYASKDGTQVPMFITYKKGLQLDGNNPTYLYGYGGFNVSLTPSFSVSNLVWMELGGVYAMPNLRGGGEYGEEWHQAGTKLNKQNVFDDFIAAAEWLIANQYTAPSKLAIGGGSNGGLLVGACMTQRPDLFAAALPAVGVMDMLRFHKFTIGWAWTSDYGSPEESEEFKALYGYSPLHNLKPGTAYPATLITTADHDDRVVPAHSFKFAAALQAAHQGSAPVLIRIETKAGHGAGKPTAKVIEEVSDRWAFLVQILNIPIAAEG; this is encoded by the coding sequence ATGCCCCACTCCAACGAACCCTTCGTTTATCCTCCCACCCCCCAAGGGTCTCAAGTTGATGTCTATCACGGCGTTGAAGTCCCTGACCCTTACCGCTGGTTAGAAGACCCGGATTCCGAGGAAACTCAGGCATGGGTAGAAGCCCAAAACCAAGTCACTTTTCAGTTTCTCAATCAAATTGCGGTTCGCGATCGCCTGCAGCAACGCTTAACCCAGCTCTGGGACTATGAAAAATATGGCATTCCTTTTCGGGGTGGTGATGCCCAAAAGTACGGCGTCCCGGAGCGTTATTTCTACTTTAAGAATGATGGTCTGCAAAACCAGAGCGTCCTCTATACGCTGACCTCGCTTGATGCTGAACCTAGAGTTTTGCTAGACCCCAACAAGCTATCCGAAGACGGCACAGTGGCTCTTTCGGGGCTGGTGATTAGTGAAGACGCTAGGCTCATGGCTTATGGTCTCTCCACATCTGGGTCAGATTGGCAGGCATGGCAAGTTCGAGATATTGAAACGGGGCAAGACTTGAGCGATCGCCTAGAGTGGATTAAATTCTCTGGGGCTGCTTGGACTCATGACAACCAAGGTTTTTTCTACAGCCGCTACGACGAACCGAACGAAGCGACTAAGCTGGAAGCCATCAACTATTTTCAGAAGCTTTATTACCATCATTTAGGCACGCCTCAAGCTGAAGACCTGCTGATCTATCAGCGCTCTGATCAACCGGAGTGGGGCTTTAATGGCGGTGTCACCGAGGATGGTCGTTATTTAATCATCTCGGTTTGGCGCGGCACTGATCCGAAAAATCTAGTGTTCTATAAGGATTTGTCGGACCCTAATGCCGCTGTGGTTGAACTGATTTCTGAGTTTGAAGCTAGCTATAGCTTTATTGATAATGAAGGTTCAACCTTTTGGTTTCAGACTGATTTAGAGGCACCACGGGGTCGCGTAATCGCGATTGATATTCAGGCTCCAGACCGGGAAAATTGGCGGGAACTGATTCCCCAAGCGGTTGAAACCTTAGAAGGTGTGGGTCTACTCAATCATCAATTTGTGGCCTCCTACCTCAAAGACGCTCGCAGCCAAATCAAAATTTTTGACTTAGAGGGTGCCTTTGTTCGAGAAGTAGTACTCCCCGGAATTGGCTCAGCCGGGGGCTTTGGCGGACGACGAGAGGACACCGAAACGTTCTATAGCTTCACGAGCTTCACCACTCCGCCGACCATCTATCGCTACGACATGGTGAATGGGGAGAGCAGCGTTTTTCGGCAGCCAACTGTCGCCTTCAACCCTGACGAGTACGAAACCAAGCAGGTTTTTTACGCCAGTAAAGATGGGACTCAAGTGCCCATGTTTATTACTTATAAAAAAGGCTTGCAGCTAGACGGCAACAATCCCACTTACCTCTATGGCTATGGTGGCTTCAATGTGTCGCTGACACCTAGCTTCTCAGTTAGCAACTTGGTGTGGATGGAACTCGGCGGTGTGTATGCCATGCCGAATCTGCGCGGCGGCGGTGAGTATGGGGAGGAGTGGCATCAGGCAGGGACAAAGCTCAACAAGCAAAATGTGTTTGATGACTTTATTGCCGCAGCCGAGTGGTTGATTGCTAACCAATACACCGCTCCCAGCAAGTTAGCGATCGGCGGTGGGAGTAATGGTGGCTTGTTGGTCGGCGCTTGCATGACTCAACGCCCAGATTTATTTGCCGCAGCATTGCCCGCAGTTGGCGTGATGGATATGTTGCGGTTCCACAAGTTCACCATTGGCTGGGCTTGGACTTCGGACTATGGTTCTCCGGAAGAGTCAGAAGAGTTTAAGGCGCTTTACGGCTACTCACCGCTGCACAACCTGAAGCCAGGGACTGCTTATCCTGCCACTCTGATCACCACGGCGGACCATGACGATCGCGTGGTTCCTGCCCATAGCTTTAAGTTTGCCGCAGCGCTCCAAGCCGCCCACCAAGGTTCCGCTCCCGTCTTGATTCGGATCGAGACTAAAGCAGGGCATGGTGCAGGCAAACCTACTGCCAAAGTAATTGAGGAAGTGAGCGATCGCTGGGCTTTCTTAGTACAGATCCTTAACATTCCAATCGCCGCTGAAGGTTGA